TCGTGCTGCGCGGCTCGGAAATCAAGGCCGTGCGCGACAGCCAGGTCTCCCTCGGCGAGGGCTACATCCTCGCCCGCGAGCAGCCTCTCGAGCTCACCCTCCTCAACGTCAACATCGGCGAGTACGCCCCCGCCGCGGCCCTCGGTCACAAGCCCACCCGCGCCCGCCCTCTCCTCGCCCACAAGCGCGAGATCATCAAGCTCGCCCACGAGGTCAGCAAGAAGGGCATGACCATCGTGCCCCTCAAGCTGTACTTCAAGAACGGCTTTGCCAAGCTGCTCATCGGCGTGGCCAAGGGCAAGGCCAGCCACGACAAGCGCCAGACCATCGCCGAGCGCGAGAGCAAGCGCGACATCGACCGCGCGATGTCACGCCGCCGCTGATATCCGCCCGTGACATCCAGCAAGCCGGGACTCAGCTCTTCCCCCCCGGCCCCTTCGCGCCAGCCTTCCCATGCCCGCCCTGCTGCGGCGTCTGGTTGTGCAGGGTGCCGCGCGCCATCGCGTCGGTCTGGTTCTCGTCGGCCTCGTAGTTCTGCGCGGGCTGATCGCTGCCAATGCCCGCCTTGCGGCCCTCGTGCGCCTGCCGCTTGTCGTCGTGGTCGCCCTTGCCAAAGCCGGGGGTGGGGGGCGTGTTGCCGGGGTTCGCCATGTGATCCTCCTTCACAGAGGAGTGTGCGCACCGCGCCTCGGCGTAGGCTGAAATCGAGCCTCAAACACCGCCCACCGGCACACCGGCTCAGGTGCGGAACCGCTCCCCTTCCTTCTTCCGCGCCTTCTCCACCTCGTCATCCGTCGCCGGCGTGATCGGCACGATCTTCGGCGCGGGCCGCGTCGGGTCCGGCGCGGCCACCACATCCGCCCCCTTGGGCTGGATCACCACCAGCTCACGATCTTCGGGCGACTCCGGCCGCTGTGCAATCTCCGAAGCGGACTTCGCTCCCTGAATACGCGCCTTGAGCTGATCGATCTCCGTCGCGAACGCCGCCCGGGTCCCCCCCGCCTGCTGGATCAGCTGGAGCGCACCCACCACCTCCGAATACGTGAAGTTCAGCCCCGGCCGCGGGTCCTCCGGCGTGGGCTTGTGCGCCATGTACTCGATCAGCTTGGGGAGCCGGCCGCTCACCGTGCTGATGATCGGGCGCGCCCCATTGGCGGGCTTGTAGTACACCCGCACCTTGTCCGTCGTCTCCTCCGCCGTGAGCATCAGCCGGTCGCCCCACGCCGACACCACCGCCGGGCGTCGCATCTCGTTGTTCTCACCAAACAGCACCACCCGCGGCTGCCCCTGCTGGCTGATATAGATCAGCGGCTCGCCCACCGGCACGATGTCCAGGAAGAACTTGTCCGCCACGAACTCCCGCTCGATCCCCTGAATCGTCCGGCCCGACAGGTTCCGGCTCGCGATCAGCTGCAGCTGCGTCGGAGAGATCCGCGCCTCCGCCGAGTCCGGGTTCGCCCGCTGCATCGCCTGCAGCCGCCGCAGCTGCGTGCGTTCGGCCCGCCCCGCCAGTGCCTCGTACGCCGCCACGCGCACGCTCAGCTCCGGCTGCGCCAGCAGGTCCTTGAGCGCCTCGTCCACCGTCGGCC
The sequence above is drawn from the Phycisphaerales bacterium genome and encodes:
- the smpB gene encoding SsrA-binding protein SmpB translates to MAKKKADQDHTPSIENRKARFDYHIGDTLEVGIVLRGSEIKAVRDSQVSLGEGYILAREQPLELTLLNVNIGEYAPAAALGHKPTRARPLLAHKREIIKLAHEVSKKGMTIVPLKLYFKNGFAKLLIGVAKGKASHDKRQTIAERESKRDIDRAMSRRR